A single window of Doryrhamphus excisus isolate RoL2022-K1 chromosome 5, RoL_Dexc_1.0, whole genome shotgun sequence DNA harbors:
- the hps3 gene encoding Hermansky-Pudlak syndrome 3 protein isoform X3 translates to MVHVYNCHPYASQQIVQVEQEPGLVCCGGGALFVVTTGGCKVEAYNLVQEGCPLICRFATMGTVRSIQHSNIGDYLVTIEEKSSATYLRAYTNWRYQAEEKARVGVRLLGHLLRGASQRGGVQMEIIEIPLSERPISVACCSVTGDLLVGCDNTLVLFTLRRQNQQNLQTMQHHSHTQLNSSQIPDQTTNQHCSFLDFERSVILHLPGTKPKQVALCAGYVAVQADLEVLVLKLDTNPEAQLLEEDSPKNDQAEDQADFLLLPRHQELLGERAKDCDVPVSIEKTGLEDRGQNSFSYVLFRRFTPDYFQGCSVEETHLHSLKLHPLFTTGQSSVEEPTCVFCFFSLPTAGYLYSLKGGVELLSAYQYPEKVLEAVLTDHLLHVITKNALQCFTVRCAAAAARFEDPYIDTTMRACPPCSLEVCALRMQLFIGLRSVCAYGRQVILLSTADMETPEETERSTQRRGLMLKEHTMLTGIFMAVGIDPTTTPGLESLLSHPLLSKKWMMSAPKETTPVGHGWNIYVVDTVSPLTLYQEMVDYSQHYAQTNLQAQSLWHLLSEAHLLLRASLLQSSQQQCNTSEGDPSESHAETQVVVQTDRQELEEALRENCAQLGDCFSRGSHRHCHLALPYYRMSGLSVREVLARNRPQPNSPHSYGPGFLFYLKHYLLEETEQHLRQETADELIDIFCQSEPSQLISVCASPTMINVNPTRTLQILQHVEDTAGVSVALTITMATMLLRLGDLPQYTQLMERHAEMVLVYGFIEEPRLLLHGGDTNICPTALTQQMVKSQPGVLVAAMVALHENNKVYLEQVDYMFKVLGCEHSLQVDFWEAMLMASSQETVIQELLFRLSSVYIDRLMHTNSDTLLHKPPARRSMKSADDLINSCSHYGALYPWLTVLSPPHTTSPPHQEALHKMQSLLCGPSLSVGSVTPLLESLSEKTLWGFSLHLLCATRRGQYDRSIERLLDRCPQAIIAYANHHLQDTYMALWWQKLLPELCSRTRAAADNSILLAALKETLVVVATETSPAEFLELVPDDGTASYFLPHLLTCSQRHLLA, encoded by the exons ATGGTGCACGTATATAACTGCCATCCTTACGCCTCACAGCAGATAGTACAG GTGGAACAGGAGCCTGGGTTGGTCTGCTGCGGAGGCGGTGCCCTGTTTGTGGTCACAACTGGAGGATGCAAG GTGGAAGCCTACAATCTGGTGCAGGAAGGATGCCCTCTTATTTGTCGCTTTGCCACCATGGGAACTGTGAGGAGTATCCAGCACAGCAACATAG GAGATTATTTGGTCACCATTGAGGAAAAGAGCAGCGCCACCTACCTGAGAGCCTACACCAACTGGCGTTACCAG GCCGAGGAAAAGGCTCGCGTTGGGGTGCGCTTGTTAGGCCACCTGCTACGTGGGGCATCTCAGAGGGGCGGAGTACAAATGGAGATTATTGAGATTCCATTATCGGAGCGTCCTATCTCTGTTGCATGCTGCTCAGTCACAGGTGACCTCCTGGTTGGCTGTGACAACACTCTGGTTCTGTTTACTTTGAGAAGACAGAACCAGCAGAACCTG CAGACCATGCAGCACCATTCACACACGCAGCTGAATTCCAGTCAGATTCCAG ATCAAACCACAAACCAACACTGCTCGTTTTTGGACTTTGAACGCTCTGTCATCCTGCATCTTCCAGGAACTAAACCTAAACAG GTAGCACTTTGTGCAGGATATGTAGCTGTGCAAGCTGACCTGGAGGTGCTGGTCTTGAAACTGGATACAAATCCCGAGGCCCAACTCCTGGAGGAGGATTCACCAAAAAATG accAAGCTGAGGACCAGGctgactttcttcttcttccgagACACCAGGAGTTGCTCGGTGAGCGAGCTAAAGATTGTGATGTCCCTGTCAGCATTGAGAAAACCGGGCTGGAGGACAGAGGGCAAAACTCCTTCTCATATGTTCTCTTTAG GCGTTTCACACCAGATTACTTTCAGGGTTGCAGTGTGGAGGAGACACACCTTCACTCCCTCAAACTTCACCCACTGTTCACAA CTGGTCAGTCTTCAGTCGAAGAACCAACTTGTGTGTTCTGCTTCTTCTCCCTTCCCACTGCGGGTTACCTGTACAGCCTGAAAGGTGGAGTTGAGCTTCTCTCAGCCTATCAGTATCCAGAAAAGGTTTTGGAGGCAGTGCTAACAGACCATCTGTTACACGTCATCACCAA GAATGCACTGCAGTGCTTTACAGTGCGTTGTGCAGCAGCAGCCGCCAGGTTTGAGGACCCCTACATCGATACCACCATGAGG GCCTGTCCACCCTGCAGCCTCGAAGTTTGCGCCCTCAGGATGCAGCTGTTTATTGGCCTGCGTTCAGTATGTGCTTACGGTCGTCAAGTTATCTTGCTCTCAACTGCTGACATGGAAACACCAGAGGAGACTGAACGCAGCACACAGCGTAGAGGCCT CATGTTGAAAGAACACACCATGCTGACTGGTATTTTCATGGCGGTGGGAATTGATCCCACCACCACGCCAGGTCTGGAGAGCCTACTATCACATCCTTTGCT GAGCAAGAAGTGGATGATGTCTGCTCCTAAAGAGACCACCCCTGTAGGTCATGGATGGAACATTTATGTGGTTGATACGGTCTCTCCGCTCACACTCTACCAAGAGATG GTTGACTACAGCCAGCATTATGCACAGACCAACCTGCAGGCCCAAAGTCTTTGGCACCTCCTCAGTGAAGCTCACCTCCTCCTCCGTGCCTCCTTGCTTCAGTCTTCGCAACAGCAGTGCAACACCAGCGAAGGAGACCCTTCAGAGAGCCATGCAGAGACACAGGTCGTTGTTCAGACTGATAGACAAGAACTAGAAGAGGCACTTAGGGAGAACTGTGCACAGTTGGGAGACTGCTTCAGCAG GGGCAGCCACAGGCACTGTCATCTGGCTTTGCCTTACTACAGAATGTCTGGTCTGTCAGTCAGAGAGGTCTTGGCCAGGAACCGCCCTCAGCCCAACAGCCCACATTCCTACGGCCCGGGCTTCTTGTTTTACCTGAAGCATTACCTCTTAGAAGAGACAGAACAGCATCTCAGACAG GAAACGGCGGATGAGctcattgacattttttgccagtCAGAACCTTCACAGCTCATCAGCGTGTGTGCCAGCCCGACCATGATAAATGTCAATCCGACTCGGACGCTTCAAATCTTGCAACATGTAGAGGACACCGCCGGCGTGTCTGTTGCACTGACAATCACCATGGCCACCATGCTGCTGCGCTTGGGTGATCTGCCACAGTACACACAGCTGATGGAGAGACATGCTGAG atgGTGTTGGTATATGGCTTCATTGAGGAGCCAAGGCTTTTGCTGCACGGAGGAGACACCAACATTTGCCCCACCGCCTTGACTCAGCAGATGGTCAAGTCCCAGCCTGGCGTGCTCGTGGCTGCCATGGTGGCTCTGCATGAGAACAACAAAGTCTACCTTGAACAGGTGGACTATATGTTTAAG GTGCTGGGTTGTGAACACAGTTTACAGGTGGATTTCTGGGAAGCGATGCTAATGGCCTCATCACAGGAAACCGTCATTCAAGAGCTTCTCTTCCGACTGTCTTCCGTCTACATAGACCGTCTGATGCACACAAATTCAGACACACTTCTGCACAAACCTCCAGCACGCAGGTCAATGAAGAGCGCTGATGACCTG aTAAATTCCTGCTCTCATTATGGTGCTTTGTATCCATGGCTCACTGTTCTCAGTCCACCTCACACTACCAGCCCCCCCCACCAGGAGGCGTTACACAAAATGCAG TCCCTCCTGTGTGGTCCATCTCTGTCTGTGGGCTCAGTCACGCCTTTGTTGGAAAGCCTGTCGGAAAAAACACTATGGGGCTTCAGTCTGCACCTTCTCTGTGCCACCAGAAGGGGGCAGTACGATCGCAGCATCGAAAGGCTTCTGGACAGATGCCCCCAGGCTATTATTGCTTATGCCAATCACCACTTACAGGATACATACATG GCACTTTGGTGGCAGAAGTTGCTCCCAGAACTCTGCAGTCGTACAAGAGCTGCGGCAGACAACAGCATCCTGTTGGCAGCTCTCAAAG AAACACTAGTTGTGGTTGCCACAGAGACAAGTCCTGCAGAGTTCCTGGAGTTGGTACCTGATGACGGGACAGCCTCGTACTTTTTACCTCACTTGTTAACATGCAGCCAGAGACACCTACTGGcctaa
- the hps3 gene encoding Hermansky-Pudlak syndrome 3 protein isoform X1, protein MVHVYNCHPYASQQIVQVEQEPGLVCCGGGALFVVTTGGCKVEAYNLVQEGCPLICRFATMGTVRSIQHSNIGDYLVTIEEKSSATYLRAYTNWRYQAEEKARVGVRLLGHLLRGASQRGGVQMEIIEIPLSERPISVACCSVTGDLLVGCDNTLVLFTLRRQNQQNLQTMQHHSHTQLNSSQIPDQTTNQHCSFLDFERSVILHLPGTKPKQVALCAGYVAVQADLEVLVLKLDTNPEAQLLEEDSPKNDQAEDQADFLLLPRHQELLGERAKDCDVPVSIEKTGLEDRGQNSFSYVLFRRFTPDYFQGCSVEETHLHSLKLHPLFTTGQSSVEEPTCVFCFFSLPTAGYLYSLKGGVELLSAYQYPEKVLEAVLTDHLLHVITKNALQCFTVRCAAAAARFEDPYIDTTMRACPPCSLEVCALRMQLFIGLRSVCAYGRQVILLSTADMETPEETERSTQRRGLSKKWMMSAPKETTPVGHGWNIYVVDTVSPLTLYQEMVDYSQHYAQTNLQAQSLWHLLSEAHLLLRASLLQSSQQQCNTSEGDPSESHAETQVVVQTDRQELEEALRENCAQLGDCFSRGSHRHCHLALPYYRMSGLSVREVLARNRPQPNSPHSYGPGFLFYLKHYLLEETEQHLRQETADELIDIFCQSEPSQLISVCASPTMINVNPTRTLQILQHVEDTAGVSVALTITMATMLLRLGDLPQYTQLMERHAEMVLVYGFIEEPRLLLHGGDTNICPTALTQQMVKSQPGVLVAAMVALHENNKVYLEQVDYMFKVLGCEHSLQVDFWEAMLMASSQETVIQELLFRLSSVYIDRLMHTNSDTLLHKPPARRSMKSADDLINSCSHYGALYPWLTVLSPPHTTSPPHQEALHKMQSLLCGPSLSVGSVTPLLESLSEKTLWGFSLHLLCATRRGQYDRSIERLLDRCPQAIIAYANHHLQDTYMALWWQKLLPELCSRTRAAADNSILLAALKETLVVVATETSPAEFLELVPDDGTASYFLPHLLTCSQRHLLA, encoded by the exons ATGGTGCACGTATATAACTGCCATCCTTACGCCTCACAGCAGATAGTACAG GTGGAACAGGAGCCTGGGTTGGTCTGCTGCGGAGGCGGTGCCCTGTTTGTGGTCACAACTGGAGGATGCAAG GTGGAAGCCTACAATCTGGTGCAGGAAGGATGCCCTCTTATTTGTCGCTTTGCCACCATGGGAACTGTGAGGAGTATCCAGCACAGCAACATAG GAGATTATTTGGTCACCATTGAGGAAAAGAGCAGCGCCACCTACCTGAGAGCCTACACCAACTGGCGTTACCAG GCCGAGGAAAAGGCTCGCGTTGGGGTGCGCTTGTTAGGCCACCTGCTACGTGGGGCATCTCAGAGGGGCGGAGTACAAATGGAGATTATTGAGATTCCATTATCGGAGCGTCCTATCTCTGTTGCATGCTGCTCAGTCACAGGTGACCTCCTGGTTGGCTGTGACAACACTCTGGTTCTGTTTACTTTGAGAAGACAGAACCAGCAGAACCTG CAGACCATGCAGCACCATTCACACACGCAGCTGAATTCCAGTCAGATTCCAG ATCAAACCACAAACCAACACTGCTCGTTTTTGGACTTTGAACGCTCTGTCATCCTGCATCTTCCAGGAACTAAACCTAAACAG GTAGCACTTTGTGCAGGATATGTAGCTGTGCAAGCTGACCTGGAGGTGCTGGTCTTGAAACTGGATACAAATCCCGAGGCCCAACTCCTGGAGGAGGATTCACCAAAAAATG accAAGCTGAGGACCAGGctgactttcttcttcttccgagACACCAGGAGTTGCTCGGTGAGCGAGCTAAAGATTGTGATGTCCCTGTCAGCATTGAGAAAACCGGGCTGGAGGACAGAGGGCAAAACTCCTTCTCATATGTTCTCTTTAG GCGTTTCACACCAGATTACTTTCAGGGTTGCAGTGTGGAGGAGACACACCTTCACTCCCTCAAACTTCACCCACTGTTCACAA CTGGTCAGTCTTCAGTCGAAGAACCAACTTGTGTGTTCTGCTTCTTCTCCCTTCCCACTGCGGGTTACCTGTACAGCCTGAAAGGTGGAGTTGAGCTTCTCTCAGCCTATCAGTATCCAGAAAAGGTTTTGGAGGCAGTGCTAACAGACCATCTGTTACACGTCATCACCAA GAATGCACTGCAGTGCTTTACAGTGCGTTGTGCAGCAGCAGCCGCCAGGTTTGAGGACCCCTACATCGATACCACCATGAGG GCCTGTCCACCCTGCAGCCTCGAAGTTTGCGCCCTCAGGATGCAGCTGTTTATTGGCCTGCGTTCAGTATGTGCTTACGGTCGTCAAGTTATCTTGCTCTCAACTGCTGACATGGAAACACCAGAGGAGACTGAACGCAGCACACAGCGTAGAGGCCT GAGCAAGAAGTGGATGATGTCTGCTCCTAAAGAGACCACCCCTGTAGGTCATGGATGGAACATTTATGTGGTTGATACGGTCTCTCCGCTCACACTCTACCAAGAGATG GTTGACTACAGCCAGCATTATGCACAGACCAACCTGCAGGCCCAAAGTCTTTGGCACCTCCTCAGTGAAGCTCACCTCCTCCTCCGTGCCTCCTTGCTTCAGTCTTCGCAACAGCAGTGCAACACCAGCGAAGGAGACCCTTCAGAGAGCCATGCAGAGACACAGGTCGTTGTTCAGACTGATAGACAAGAACTAGAAGAGGCACTTAGGGAGAACTGTGCACAGTTGGGAGACTGCTTCAGCAG GGGCAGCCACAGGCACTGTCATCTGGCTTTGCCTTACTACAGAATGTCTGGTCTGTCAGTCAGAGAGGTCTTGGCCAGGAACCGCCCTCAGCCCAACAGCCCACATTCCTACGGCCCGGGCTTCTTGTTTTACCTGAAGCATTACCTCTTAGAAGAGACAGAACAGCATCTCAGACAG GAAACGGCGGATGAGctcattgacattttttgccagtCAGAACCTTCACAGCTCATCAGCGTGTGTGCCAGCCCGACCATGATAAATGTCAATCCGACTCGGACGCTTCAAATCTTGCAACATGTAGAGGACACCGCCGGCGTGTCTGTTGCACTGACAATCACCATGGCCACCATGCTGCTGCGCTTGGGTGATCTGCCACAGTACACACAGCTGATGGAGAGACATGCTGAG atgGTGTTGGTATATGGCTTCATTGAGGAGCCAAGGCTTTTGCTGCACGGAGGAGACACCAACATTTGCCCCACCGCCTTGACTCAGCAGATGGTCAAGTCCCAGCCTGGCGTGCTCGTGGCTGCCATGGTGGCTCTGCATGAGAACAACAAAGTCTACCTTGAACAGGTGGACTATATGTTTAAG GTGCTGGGTTGTGAACACAGTTTACAGGTGGATTTCTGGGAAGCGATGCTAATGGCCTCATCACAGGAAACCGTCATTCAAGAGCTTCTCTTCCGACTGTCTTCCGTCTACATAGACCGTCTGATGCACACAAATTCAGACACACTTCTGCACAAACCTCCAGCACGCAGGTCAATGAAGAGCGCTGATGACCTG aTAAATTCCTGCTCTCATTATGGTGCTTTGTATCCATGGCTCACTGTTCTCAGTCCACCTCACACTACCAGCCCCCCCCACCAGGAGGCGTTACACAAAATGCAG TCCCTCCTGTGTGGTCCATCTCTGTCTGTGGGCTCAGTCACGCCTTTGTTGGAAAGCCTGTCGGAAAAAACACTATGGGGCTTCAGTCTGCACCTTCTCTGTGCCACCAGAAGGGGGCAGTACGATCGCAGCATCGAAAGGCTTCTGGACAGATGCCCCCAGGCTATTATTGCTTATGCCAATCACCACTTACAGGATACATACATG GCACTTTGGTGGCAGAAGTTGCTCCCAGAACTCTGCAGTCGTACAAGAGCTGCGGCAGACAACAGCATCCTGTTGGCAGCTCTCAAAG AAACACTAGTTGTGGTTGCCACAGAGACAAGTCCTGCAGAGTTCCTGGAGTTGGTACCTGATGACGGGACAGCCTCGTACTTTTTACCTCACTTGTTAACATGCAGCCAGAGACACCTACTGGcctaa
- the hps3 gene encoding Hermansky-Pudlak syndrome 3 protein isoform X2: MVHVYNCHPYASQQIVQVEQEPGLVCCGGGALFVVTTGGCKVEAYNLVQEGCPLICRFATMGTVRSIQHSNIGDYLVTIEEKSSATYLRAYTNWRYQAEEKARVGVRLLGHLLRGASQRGGVQMEIIEIPLSERPISVACCSVTGDLLVGCDNTLVLFTLRRQNQQNLTMQHHSHTQLNSSQIPDQTTNQHCSFLDFERSVILHLPGTKPKQVALCAGYVAVQADLEVLVLKLDTNPEAQLLEEDSPKNDQAEDQADFLLLPRHQELLGERAKDCDVPVSIEKTGLEDRGQNSFSYVLFRRFTPDYFQGCSVEETHLHSLKLHPLFTTGQSSVEEPTCVFCFFSLPTAGYLYSLKGGVELLSAYQYPEKVLEAVLTDHLLHVITKNALQCFTVRCAAAAARFEDPYIDTTMRACPPCSLEVCALRMQLFIGLRSVCAYGRQVILLSTADMETPEETERSTQRRGLSKKWMMSAPKETTPVGHGWNIYVVDTVSPLTLYQEMVDYSQHYAQTNLQAQSLWHLLSEAHLLLRASLLQSSQQQCNTSEGDPSESHAETQVVVQTDRQELEEALRENCAQLGDCFSRGSHRHCHLALPYYRMSGLSVREVLARNRPQPNSPHSYGPGFLFYLKHYLLEETEQHLRQETADELIDIFCQSEPSQLISVCASPTMINVNPTRTLQILQHVEDTAGVSVALTITMATMLLRLGDLPQYTQLMERHAEMVLVYGFIEEPRLLLHGGDTNICPTALTQQMVKSQPGVLVAAMVALHENNKVYLEQVDYMFKVLGCEHSLQVDFWEAMLMASSQETVIQELLFRLSSVYIDRLMHTNSDTLLHKPPARRSMKSADDLINSCSHYGALYPWLTVLSPPHTTSPPHQEALHKMQSLLCGPSLSVGSVTPLLESLSEKTLWGFSLHLLCATRRGQYDRSIERLLDRCPQAIIAYANHHLQDTYMALWWQKLLPELCSRTRAAADNSILLAALKETLVVVATETSPAEFLELVPDDGTASYFLPHLLTCSQRHLLA; this comes from the exons ATGGTGCACGTATATAACTGCCATCCTTACGCCTCACAGCAGATAGTACAG GTGGAACAGGAGCCTGGGTTGGTCTGCTGCGGAGGCGGTGCCCTGTTTGTGGTCACAACTGGAGGATGCAAG GTGGAAGCCTACAATCTGGTGCAGGAAGGATGCCCTCTTATTTGTCGCTTTGCCACCATGGGAACTGTGAGGAGTATCCAGCACAGCAACATAG GAGATTATTTGGTCACCATTGAGGAAAAGAGCAGCGCCACCTACCTGAGAGCCTACACCAACTGGCGTTACCAG GCCGAGGAAAAGGCTCGCGTTGGGGTGCGCTTGTTAGGCCACCTGCTACGTGGGGCATCTCAGAGGGGCGGAGTACAAATGGAGATTATTGAGATTCCATTATCGGAGCGTCCTATCTCTGTTGCATGCTGCTCAGTCACAGGTGACCTCCTGGTTGGCTGTGACAACACTCTGGTTCTGTTTACTTTGAGAAGACAGAACCAGCAGAACCTG ACCATGCAGCACCATTCACACACGCAGCTGAATTCCAGTCAGATTCCAG ATCAAACCACAAACCAACACTGCTCGTTTTTGGACTTTGAACGCTCTGTCATCCTGCATCTTCCAGGAACTAAACCTAAACAG GTAGCACTTTGTGCAGGATATGTAGCTGTGCAAGCTGACCTGGAGGTGCTGGTCTTGAAACTGGATACAAATCCCGAGGCCCAACTCCTGGAGGAGGATTCACCAAAAAATG accAAGCTGAGGACCAGGctgactttcttcttcttccgagACACCAGGAGTTGCTCGGTGAGCGAGCTAAAGATTGTGATGTCCCTGTCAGCATTGAGAAAACCGGGCTGGAGGACAGAGGGCAAAACTCCTTCTCATATGTTCTCTTTAG GCGTTTCACACCAGATTACTTTCAGGGTTGCAGTGTGGAGGAGACACACCTTCACTCCCTCAAACTTCACCCACTGTTCACAA CTGGTCAGTCTTCAGTCGAAGAACCAACTTGTGTGTTCTGCTTCTTCTCCCTTCCCACTGCGGGTTACCTGTACAGCCTGAAAGGTGGAGTTGAGCTTCTCTCAGCCTATCAGTATCCAGAAAAGGTTTTGGAGGCAGTGCTAACAGACCATCTGTTACACGTCATCACCAA GAATGCACTGCAGTGCTTTACAGTGCGTTGTGCAGCAGCAGCCGCCAGGTTTGAGGACCCCTACATCGATACCACCATGAGG GCCTGTCCACCCTGCAGCCTCGAAGTTTGCGCCCTCAGGATGCAGCTGTTTATTGGCCTGCGTTCAGTATGTGCTTACGGTCGTCAAGTTATCTTGCTCTCAACTGCTGACATGGAAACACCAGAGGAGACTGAACGCAGCACACAGCGTAGAGGCCT GAGCAAGAAGTGGATGATGTCTGCTCCTAAAGAGACCACCCCTGTAGGTCATGGATGGAACATTTATGTGGTTGATACGGTCTCTCCGCTCACACTCTACCAAGAGATG GTTGACTACAGCCAGCATTATGCACAGACCAACCTGCAGGCCCAAAGTCTTTGGCACCTCCTCAGTGAAGCTCACCTCCTCCTCCGTGCCTCCTTGCTTCAGTCTTCGCAACAGCAGTGCAACACCAGCGAAGGAGACCCTTCAGAGAGCCATGCAGAGACACAGGTCGTTGTTCAGACTGATAGACAAGAACTAGAAGAGGCACTTAGGGAGAACTGTGCACAGTTGGGAGACTGCTTCAGCAG GGGCAGCCACAGGCACTGTCATCTGGCTTTGCCTTACTACAGAATGTCTGGTCTGTCAGTCAGAGAGGTCTTGGCCAGGAACCGCCCTCAGCCCAACAGCCCACATTCCTACGGCCCGGGCTTCTTGTTTTACCTGAAGCATTACCTCTTAGAAGAGACAGAACAGCATCTCAGACAG GAAACGGCGGATGAGctcattgacattttttgccagtCAGAACCTTCACAGCTCATCAGCGTGTGTGCCAGCCCGACCATGATAAATGTCAATCCGACTCGGACGCTTCAAATCTTGCAACATGTAGAGGACACCGCCGGCGTGTCTGTTGCACTGACAATCACCATGGCCACCATGCTGCTGCGCTTGGGTGATCTGCCACAGTACACACAGCTGATGGAGAGACATGCTGAG atgGTGTTGGTATATGGCTTCATTGAGGAGCCAAGGCTTTTGCTGCACGGAGGAGACACCAACATTTGCCCCACCGCCTTGACTCAGCAGATGGTCAAGTCCCAGCCTGGCGTGCTCGTGGCTGCCATGGTGGCTCTGCATGAGAACAACAAAGTCTACCTTGAACAGGTGGACTATATGTTTAAG GTGCTGGGTTGTGAACACAGTTTACAGGTGGATTTCTGGGAAGCGATGCTAATGGCCTCATCACAGGAAACCGTCATTCAAGAGCTTCTCTTCCGACTGTCTTCCGTCTACATAGACCGTCTGATGCACACAAATTCAGACACACTTCTGCACAAACCTCCAGCACGCAGGTCAATGAAGAGCGCTGATGACCTG aTAAATTCCTGCTCTCATTATGGTGCTTTGTATCCATGGCTCACTGTTCTCAGTCCACCTCACACTACCAGCCCCCCCCACCAGGAGGCGTTACACAAAATGCAG TCCCTCCTGTGTGGTCCATCTCTGTCTGTGGGCTCAGTCACGCCTTTGTTGGAAAGCCTGTCGGAAAAAACACTATGGGGCTTCAGTCTGCACCTTCTCTGTGCCACCAGAAGGGGGCAGTACGATCGCAGCATCGAAAGGCTTCTGGACAGATGCCCCCAGGCTATTATTGCTTATGCCAATCACCACTTACAGGATACATACATG GCACTTTGGTGGCAGAAGTTGCTCCCAGAACTCTGCAGTCGTACAAGAGCTGCGGCAGACAACAGCATCCTGTTGGCAGCTCTCAAAG AAACACTAGTTGTGGTTGCCACAGAGACAAGTCCTGCAGAGTTCCTGGAGTTGGTACCTGATGACGGGACAGCCTCGTACTTTTTACCTCACTTGTTAACATGCAGCCAGAGACACCTACTGGcctaa
- the LOC131129759 gene encoding uncharacterized protein LOC131129759, with protein sequence MKSNERNATLLAIKENIEMELFSSNESPTVMITHEMEEEHCFYQKYLERPLVYSCEENPQPEAQIRHDKERTGQCFPPSSFMEDTEIEMEVFSLHKSSEGRTPSLNKESRVRWKSLTPQKTGLVVKDVLCLSRGHYNDEIISNIAPQGKEREALSAMGMIARITIDCEWSPNQLESRLVALFRERVAKQTGQKFSFTYLQCIQGCRVLFVPRTPAEGWTGMEVLRISGNGALYILSHHDHPQVTGETAVVDRKQLCLEANTEKDQDGDRKNQPDIDDNSEKALAQGCMDVNKGPDTS encoded by the exons ATGAAGTCCAATGAAAGGAATGCGACCTTACTGGCCATCAAGGAAAACATTGAGATGGAATTATTTTCATCAAATGAATCCCCTACGGTGATGATAACTCATGAGATGGAGGAAGAACACTGCTTTTATCAG aaaTACCTGGAACGACCTCTGGTTTACAGTTGTGAGGAAAACCCACAGCCAGAGGCTCAGATCCGGCACGACAAGGAAAGAACCGGGCAATGCTTCCCACCCTCCTCATTCATGGAGGACACAGAGATAGAAATGGAG GTGTTTTCTCTCCACAAAAGCTCAGAGGGCAGGACTCCG TCTTTAAATAAAGAAAGCCGAGTCAGATGGAAGAGTTTGACTCCACAGAAGACGGGGCTCGTGGTCAAAGATGTGCTCTGTTTATCAAGAGGTCACTACAATGATGAAATCATAAG CAATATAGCACCACAAGGTAAAGAGCGAGAAGCTCTCTCCGCCATGGGAATGATTGCTCGGATCACCATAGACTGTGAGTGGTCACCCAATCAGTTGGAGAGTCGGCTGGTGGCACTATTCAGAGAACGAGTTGCCAAACAGACCGGACAAAAGTTTTCTTTCACTTATTTACAG TGCATACAGGGCTGTCGGGTTCTGTTTGTACCACGCACCCCTGCAGAAGGATGGACCGGGATGGAGGTGCTCAGGATCTCAGGGAACGGTGCTCTATACATCCTAAGCCACCACGACCACCCGCAA GTGACAGGCGAGACAGCTGTGGTTGACAG GAAACAATTATGTCTGGAGGCAAATACAGAGAAAGACCAAGATGGAGACAGGAAGAACCAACCAGATATTGATGATAACTCAGAAAAA